A stretch of the uncultured Desulfobacter sp. genome encodes the following:
- a CDS encoding YihY/virulence factor BrkB family protein has protein sequence MKPIPAFSFESFRAKAIRVLYRAAKGYQRDNCALRASALSLYTLLSIVPVMAMAFGIAKGFGFRQFLEAEVMSLFEGHEEIVQNILVFSNNLLEKTQGGLMAVLGVLVLLYSLIKLMFHIEDTFNRIWWVSDGRPLIRKLTDYLTIALAAGLLGVLSGSVNLFMIPHLESFWAYLGVPIDIKGVISFFIKVVPYVVTWALFMFFYVIMPHKKVNFRAAATGAVFAGTLFQIIQTAFLKFQVFVTGYNAIYGSFAALPMFLIWLQVSWGVLLYGAEIAFEWENIDNAKTPDLTLNAMSNRARKLAMLEIVKGCVQRFAEKKPPATDICIARELNLPLTIIHHLLEMLMEADVLYSVNLEGNTTGYTPAMDIECMSIMDVLCAVEHQGNPTAYTAGTLLAQALEDSLDRFDRAARDCNGERLIKDI, from the coding sequence ATGAAGCCGATACCGGCCTTCTCATTTGAGTCGTTTCGGGCCAAGGCGATCCGGGTGCTTTACAGGGCTGCCAAGGGGTATCAGCGGGACAATTGTGCCTTGCGGGCATCGGCTTTGAGTCTGTACACCCTTTTGAGTATTGTGCCTGTGATGGCTATGGCCTTTGGCATCGCCAAAGGATTCGGGTTCCGGCAGTTCCTTGAGGCAGAGGTAATGTCTTTATTTGAGGGTCATGAGGAGATTGTTCAAAATATTCTGGTTTTCTCCAACAATCTGCTGGAAAAAACCCAGGGTGGGCTCATGGCCGTGCTTGGCGTCCTGGTGCTTTTATACTCCCTAATTAAATTGATGTTTCATATTGAAGATACATTTAACCGCATCTGGTGGGTCAGTGATGGCAGACCGTTGATCAGAAAACTCACTGATTATCTGACCATTGCTCTGGCTGCAGGCCTTTTGGGCGTTCTGTCCGGATCTGTAAATTTGTTTATGATTCCTCACCTTGAATCCTTCTGGGCCTATCTTGGTGTTCCCATTGACATTAAAGGTGTTATTTCCTTTTTTATCAAGGTCGTTCCCTATGTGGTCACCTGGGCGCTGTTCATGTTTTTTTATGTGATCATGCCCCACAAAAAAGTGAATTTCAGGGCAGCGGCCACAGGCGCGGTGTTTGCCGGTACCTTATTTCAGATTATACAGACCGCTTTTTTAAAGTTTCAGGTTTTTGTTACGGGCTACAATGCCATCTATGGCAGTTTTGCCGCATTGCCCATGTTTTTAATCTGGTTGCAAGTTTCTTGGGGGGTACTGCTCTACGGCGCAGAGATCGCATTTGAGTGGGAGAATATCGACAATGCAAAAACCCCGGATCTGACTTTAAATGCCATGAGCAATCGAGCCAGAAAACTTGCCATGCTGGAGATTGTCAAAGGATGTGTTCAGCGGTTTGCCGAAAAAAAGCCGCCGGCCACAGATATCTGTATCGCCAGGGAGCTGAATCTGCCTTTAACCATTATTCACCATCTTCTGGAGATGCTGATGGAAGCTGATGTTTTGTATTCAGTCAATCTTGAAGGCAATACCACCGGGTACACGCCTGCTATGGATATCGAATGCATGAGTATTATGGATGTCCTTTGTGCCGTGGAGCATCAGGGTAATCCAACGGCATATACGGCAGGCACTCTGCTGGCCCAGGCTTTGGAGGACAGCCTGGACAGGTTTGACAGGGCTGCCAGGGATTGTAATGGGGAGCGGTTGATTAAAGATATTTGA
- a CDS encoding ornithine cyclodeaminase family protein, with product MLYIGKKDIAKIDRSLILNAISKAYTLLLDENYTMPDRIHVQNGENTLLLMPCFESNYFATKLVSVFPDAPKLGAPAVNGIMTLADNKTGMPLAVMDGAALTAERTGAVGGLAVKMLTRENIETAGVIGAGVQGMAQARYLLHNRRIKQMMIFNRSAETARARVAGLASEYPDVDFKVAQTADGLVKACNLVVAATTSKTPVFSNDPELVKGKTFISIGSFRPDMKEFPDVVIETANRIYVDTPFASKEAGDLSQPLAKGLVKNSELIGFSSLVRSPLTDEQKKDPAFNTLFFKSVGMALFDLTVASSVYEFALKNNLGVKLDF from the coding sequence GTGCTCTATATTGGCAAAAAAGATATTGCAAAAATTGACCGGTCTTTGATTCTAAACGCCATTTCCAAGGCCTACACGTTGCTCCTGGATGAAAACTATACAATGCCAGACCGAATTCACGTTCAGAATGGCGAGAACACCCTTTTATTAATGCCCTGTTTTGAAAGTAACTATTTTGCAACCAAACTGGTTTCTGTCTTTCCGGACGCTCCGAAATTGGGGGCACCGGCAGTAAACGGGATTATGACCTTGGCGGACAATAAAACCGGCATGCCGCTGGCTGTCATGGACGGTGCCGCTCTTACGGCCGAGCGTACCGGGGCTGTGGGCGGGCTTGCCGTCAAGATGTTAACACGTGAAAACATTGAAACTGCCGGTGTGATAGGCGCTGGTGTCCAGGGGATGGCCCAGGCCAGGTATCTGCTGCACAATCGCAGAATAAAGCAGATGATGATTTTCAATCGTTCTGCCGAGACTGCCCGGGCAAGGGTCGCCGGCCTTGCAAGCGAGTATCCTGATGTCGATTTTAAGGTGGCACAGACTGCAGACGGTCTAGTCAAGGCCTGTAATCTTGTCGTGGCCGCCACAACAAGCAAGACGCCGGTGTTCAGCAATGATCCCGAACTGGTAAAGGGCAAAACCTTTATCTCCATTGGATCATTCAGGCCGGATATGAAGGAGTTTCCCGATGTCGTCATTGAAACGGCAAATCGTATTTATGTGGACACCCCCTTTGCATCAAAGGAGGCCGGCGATCTGAGTCAGCCCCTGGCGAAAGGCCTTGTCAAAAATTCAGAATTGATAGGTTTTTCAAGCCTTGTCCGTTCCCCCTTGACCGATGAACAGAAAAAGGATCCGGCGTTCAATACCTTATTTTTCAAGTCTGTGGGCATGGCCTTGTTTGATCTGACAGTGGCATCCTCAGTTTATGAGTTTGCTCTAAAAAATAATTTAGGCGTTAAATTAGATTTTTAA
- the clpS gene encoding ATP-dependent Clp protease adapter ClpS translates to MTATDSKTRPKVTQDTREDRPPMYKVLLHNDDYTTMEFVVDILVQVFGKSLEKATQIMLNVHNKGKAVCGIYPREIAETKVQTVHNLASSKGFPLKSTMEKE, encoded by the coding sequence ATGACAGCCACTGATTCCAAAACGCGCCCCAAAGTCACACAGGACACAAGAGAGGATCGTCCGCCAATGTATAAAGTGCTTTTGCATAATGACGATTATACAACCATGGAGTTTGTGGTGGATATCTTGGTCCAGGTATTCGGAAAATCTCTTGAAAAAGCCACACAAATAATGCTTAATGTACACAATAAGGGAAAAGCCGTATGCGGTATTTATCCCCGGGAAATAGCTGAAACAAAAGTCCAGACAGTGCATAATCTGGCAAGCAGCAAAGGGTTTCCCTTAAAAAGTACAATGGAAAAGGAGTAA
- a CDS encoding HDOD domain-containing protein: MEIKERILEMVQKRESDLPTLPAVVDNLIRAASDEKTTTEKLAKIISYDLAMTNKLLKLANSVYYAQKNKVETVKRAISVIGFDEIIGIALGMGILSSISKTSDLSLDMKALWIHGIGVATASKRLARQTNPGIAGKIFIPALLHDMGKIIFSIYFKKEYNEVRQYALENKRPLYFSENHLFKLDHAALSALLMTRWNFPASIILPCRFHHVPESAPAKYRHQAMIINLANYLTQKAQLGHSGNPAPVTIKNAPQKIGINESGMMQIIELLKAKEPQIKEFFKITTAVA, from the coding sequence ATGGAAATAAAAGAACGCATCCTTGAAATGGTTCAAAAAAGGGAAAGCGATTTACCCACGCTCCCGGCTGTTGTGGATAATCTGATCCGGGCCGCTTCCGACGAAAAAACAACCACAGAAAAATTAGCCAAAATCATTTCATATGACCTGGCCATGACCAATAAGCTGCTCAAGCTTGCAAATTCCGTTTATTATGCCCAAAAAAATAAAGTCGAGACGGTTAAACGAGCCATTTCCGTTATCGGGTTTGATGAAATTATCGGCATTGCCCTGGGCATGGGAATCTTATCCAGTATATCAAAAACCTCGGACTTGAGTTTAGATATGAAAGCATTATGGATACATGGCATCGGCGTGGCTACGGCCTCAAAGCGACTGGCAAGGCAAACCAACCCGGGTATTGCAGGAAAAATTTTTATTCCGGCCCTTCTCCATGATATGGGCAAAATCATTTTTTCTATTTATTTTAAAAAAGAATATAACGAAGTCCGGCAATATGCATTGGAAAACAAGCGCCCCCTTTATTTCAGTGAAAACCATCTATTCAAGCTGGATCATGCGGCATTATCCGCCCTTTTAATGACACGTTGGAATTTTCCTGCATCCATCATCCTGCCCTGCAGGTTTCATCATGTCCCGGAATCGGCACCGGCAAAATACCGCCACCAGGCCATGATCATCAATCTTGCAAACTATCTTACACAAAAAGCCCAACTGGGTCATTCCGGCAATCCGGCCCCCGTTACCATCAAAAATGCACCCCAAAAAATCGGCATAAATGAATCGGGCATGATGCAGATTATAGAGTTGCTAAAGGCAAAAGAACCTCAGATTAAGGAATTTTTTAAAATCACCACAGCTGTTGCCTGA
- the aat gene encoding leucyl/phenylalanyl-tRNA--protein transferase — translation MPLFRLSEKIEFPPAWLARPDGLLCIGGDLCPTRLTLAYRRGIFPWFSNSEPILWWSPDPRLVLFPSEIRVSKSLGKIIRKNYFSIRINTAFEQTIVACSQPRQDKPDGTWLVDEMIDAYITLHKMGIAHSVEAWQNDQLVGGLYGISLGKTFFGESMFSRVSNASKVALVALARELDFQGFGMIDCQVTSGHLLRMGAQEITRDRFLDILNHGINQKVPDSLWRSGRHILPQIKTASNPNRIAHAV, via the coding sequence ATGCCACTTTTCAGGCTATCTGAAAAAATTGAATTTCCGCCGGCTTGGCTGGCACGGCCTGACGGTTTGCTATGTATCGGGGGAGACCTGTGCCCAACGCGCTTGACCCTGGCGTATAGAAGGGGGATCTTCCCTTGGTTTTCCAACAGCGAACCCATTCTCTGGTGGTCGCCTGATCCCCGGCTGGTTCTTTTTCCTTCGGAAATCAGGGTCTCAAAAAGCTTAGGAAAAATTATTCGAAAAAATTATTTCTCCATTCGGATCAATACCGCGTTTGAACAAACCATTGTGGCCTGTTCCCAACCCAGGCAGGACAAGCCTGATGGCACCTGGCTGGTGGATGAAATGATTGATGCCTATATCACCTTGCACAAAATGGGGATCGCTCACTCTGTGGAAGCCTGGCAGAATGACCAGCTGGTAGGTGGCTTGTACGGGATTAGTTTGGGAAAAACCTTTTTTGGAGAATCCATGTTTTCCCGTGTTTCGAATGCATCCAAGGTTGCCCTTGTGGCCCTTGCCCGGGAATTAGACTTTCAGGGGTTTGGGATGATTGACTGCCAGGTCACATCCGGCCATCTGCTTCGCATGGGTGCCCAGGAAATCACAAGAGATCGGTTTCTTGACATCTTAAATCACGGTATCAATCAAAAAGTTCCGGACAGCCTATGGCGGTCCGGGCGACATATTCTCCCCCAAATCAAAACAGCTTCAAACCCAAACAGGATCGCACATGCCGTATGA
- a CDS encoding phosphoesterase: MDKKQEQVLCIDRKNLPASWVTPKTVLPMAFSTFAATCTKAEFSFVRRDIAEEDRQKKQIIPYILLQTADGGMTAAYNRQGSETRLHDLWSIGIGGHINPEDTAMETDSFEIILKSGMQRELDEELTRRIDTDPIEFLGIISEDLTAVGSVHMGAVFVIRTQDPKGYLPGEELHSFIWHATPTLLRLNLELWSELALELVSQ, encoded by the coding sequence ATGGACAAAAAACAAGAACAAGTCTTATGCATTGACAGAAAAAACCTTCCGGCGTCCTGGGTAACTCCCAAAACGGTTCTTCCCATGGCGTTTAGCACATTTGCAGCAACATGCACCAAAGCTGAATTTTCCTTTGTCCGCCGGGACATTGCCGAAGAAGACAGACAAAAAAAACAGATCATTCCGTATATTCTTTTGCAAACAGCCGATGGCGGTATGACCGCGGCCTACAACAGACAGGGCAGCGAAACGCGGCTTCATGACCTGTGGTCCATAGGAATCGGCGGCCATATCAACCCGGAAGACACAGCCATGGAAACAGATAGTTTTGAAATTATTTTAAAAAGCGGTATGCAAAGGGAACTAGATGAAGAACTGACCCGGAGAATTGACACAGATCCCATTGAATTCTTAGGCATTATCAGTGAAGATCTCACAGCGGTGGGCAGCGTTCATATGGGGGCGGTCTTTGTGATCAGAACACAAGACCCCAAAGGCTATTTACCCGGCGAAGAGTTACACAGCTTTATCTGGCATGCAACACCAACGCTTTTGCGACTAAATTTAGAACTGTGGTCAGAACTGGCCCTGGAACTTGTCAGTCAATGA
- a CDS encoding Trp family transcriptional regulator: MRIDQELLDVILSIKNKDELEFFFEEIFTPAELSDLSLRWKLLKDLHAGMTQRKIAEKYGISLCKITRGSKVLKKKGSVAFKMLDSLTDKFQGQF, from the coding sequence ATGCGTATCGATCAGGAATTACTGGACGTCATTTTATCCATTAAAAACAAAGATGAACTGGAATTTTTTTTTGAAGAAATTTTTACACCGGCGGAGCTTTCGGACCTTTCTTTGCGCTGGAAGCTTTTAAAAGATCTGCATGCGGGAATGACCCAACGCAAAATTGCTGAAAAATACGGCATCAGTCTGTGTAAAATCACCCGGGGATCAAAGGTGCTGAAAAAAAAAGGTTCTGTTGCATTTAAGATGTTGGATTCATTGACTGACAAGTTCCAGGGCCAGTTCTGA
- a CDS encoding FxsA family protein, translated as MLFKLFLCFTLIPVAELYILIHLGGIIGGFNTIILVILTGFLGAYLARMEGLNTMMKVRRNLNQGLMPAEDLLDAFIILIAGLVLITPGLLTDTAGLLLLYPPTRNKFKRFLRKKFDEMTANGSINITRFH; from the coding sequence ATGCTGTTCAAACTGTTTCTATGTTTTACCCTGATCCCAGTGGCGGAACTATATATTCTTATTCATCTTGGCGGAATTATCGGCGGCTTCAACACCATAATTCTGGTCATTCTAACCGGATTCCTCGGTGCCTATCTTGCCCGGATGGAGGGCTTAAACACCATGATGAAAGTCCGCCGGAATCTAAACCAGGGACTGATGCCGGCCGAAGATCTTCTGGATGCATTTATCATCCTCATTGCCGGCTTGGTGCTCATTACGCCCGGACTTTTAACGGACACGGCAGGCCTTTTGCTTTTATACCCCCCCACGCGAAACAAATTTAAACGCTTTTTAAGAAAAAAATTCGACGAGATGACGGCCAACGGCAGCATTAACATCACCCGGTTTCATTAG
- the clpA gene encoding ATP-dependent Clp protease ATP-binding subunit ClpA: protein MISKELSTALGFAVREAKKRRHEYVCVEHVLYAIVNHEAGLETIEKCGGSPDHIKEDLEKFFDEKLTKIETSEEYVLQQTIGFQRMIQRAINHARSAEKSEVNLGDILASIFQEKDSHAAFYLESEGITRLDVLRHISHDGDKEKKEPSGENKPQQLFQQADPKPKRPKKKDPLALFTSDLIKRAQDKKIDPLIGRALETERVMQVLCRRRKNNPILVGDPGVGKTAIAEGLALKINDKTVPDLLENCELYSLDMGSLLAGTKYRGDFEQRLKDVISALEEKENALLVIDEIHTVVGAGATTSGSMDASNILKPALSSGDIKCLGTTTYEEYKNHFEKDRAFSRRFEKIEVSEPSVEETTEILKGLRSSYEEHHGLKYPDKTIEAAAYLSDKYINDRFLPDKAIDVIDEAGAFLKLQADSRRKSVSPKDIEKIVAKIAKVPVSSVTTAADKSSLESLPGKLLNVIFGQDDAIETLTTAIKRSRAGLAAPDRPIGSFLFMGPTGVGKTEVARQLAANMGIKFLRFDMSEYMEKHAVSRLIGAPPGYVGFEQGGILTDNIRKSPHCVLLLDEIEKAHMDLYNILLQVMDYATLTDNNGKSADFRNVIIIMTSNAGAREMSSNSIGFGSQNANTDSQSIKAVKNTFSPEFRNRLDGIVQFNHLSEKVMELIVDKNMKELKAMLSEQSISLSYSAAVRAHLAKKGHDPKFGARPLARLIQTEIKDKLTDEILFGQLSKGGKLSIGLKEEKLTFNIKSN, encoded by the coding sequence ATGATCAGCAAAGAACTATCCACAGCTCTCGGGTTTGCCGTTCGGGAAGCAAAAAAAAGAAGACATGAGTACGTCTGTGTCGAACATGTTCTTTACGCCATTGTCAATCATGAAGCCGGACTTGAAACCATTGAAAAATGCGGGGGCAGCCCTGATCACATCAAAGAGGATCTTGAAAAATTCTTTGATGAAAAACTGACCAAAATAGAGACCAGTGAAGAGTATGTGCTCCAGCAGACCATTGGATTCCAGCGCATGATTCAGCGTGCCATCAATCATGCCAGATCTGCTGAAAAATCAGAAGTAAATCTTGGGGATATCCTAGCATCCATTTTTCAGGAAAAAGATTCCCACGCGGCCTTTTATCTGGAATCCGAAGGCATTACCCGCCTGGATGTACTCAGACACATCTCCCACGATGGGGATAAAGAAAAGAAAGAGCCGTCTGGGGAGAACAAGCCCCAGCAACTTTTCCAGCAGGCCGACCCAAAACCCAAGCGTCCGAAGAAAAAAGATCCTTTAGCGTTATTTACTTCTGACCTGATAAAACGGGCTCAGGATAAAAAAATTGACCCCCTGATCGGCAGAGCGCTTGAAACCGAGCGGGTGATGCAGGTTCTCTGCCGGCGGCGGAAAAACAATCCGATCCTGGTGGGTGATCCCGGTGTTGGGAAAACCGCTATTGCAGAAGGCCTGGCACTAAAAATAAACGACAAGACCGTGCCAGATCTGCTTGAAAACTGTGAACTGTACTCTCTGGATATGGGCTCCCTTTTAGCCGGAACCAAGTACAGGGGTGATTTTGAACAGCGCCTCAAAGACGTTATTTCCGCTTTGGAAGAAAAGGAAAACGCGCTTCTGGTGATTGATGAAATCCATACGGTTGTGGGCGCAGGGGCCACCACATCAGGCTCCATGGATGCATCCAACATACTTAAACCGGCCCTTTCCTCCGGCGATATTAAATGCCTGGGAACCACCACCTATGAAGAGTACAAAAACCACTTTGAAAAAGACCGGGCGTTTTCCAGGCGATTCGAAAAAATTGAAGTGTCAGAGCCTAGCGTAGAAGAAACCACAGAGATCCTCAAAGGTCTGCGCAGCAGCTATGAGGAACACCATGGCCTGAAATACCCGGATAAAACCATAGAAGCGGCGGCCTACTTGTCTGATAAATACATTAATGACAGATTCTTGCCGGATAAGGCCATCGACGTTATTGATGAGGCCGGTGCCTTTTTAAAACTTCAGGCAGACAGCCGGCGCAAAAGTGTCAGCCCCAAGGATATTGAAAAAATTGTGGCTAAAATAGCCAAGGTTCCGGTTTCCAGTGTTACGACTGCAGCAGACAAATCTTCCCTGGAATCTTTGCCGGGCAAGCTGCTCAACGTCATATTTGGCCAAGACGATGCCATCGAAACCCTGACCACTGCAATCAAAAGATCCAGGGCCGGGCTTGCAGCTCCGGACAGGCCGATTGGCTCCTTTCTTTTCATGGGTCCCACAGGGGTTGGAAAAACTGAAGTGGCCAGGCAGCTGGCCGCCAACATGGGCATTAAATTTTTACGCTTTGACATGAGTGAATACATGGAAAAGCATGCTGTATCCCGGCTTATAGGTGCGCCTCCGGGATATGTGGGGTTTGAACAGGGCGGTATTTTAACCGATAATATTCGCAAATCTCCCCATTGTGTGCTTCTTCTGGATGAAATTGAAAAGGCCCACATGGACCTCTACAATATTCTGCTCCAGGTCATGGATTATGCCACGCTTACCGACAATAACGGCAAATCCGCTGATTTCAGAAACGTCATCATTATCATGACTTCCAATGCCGGGGCCAGGGAAATGAGCAGCAACAGCATCGGGTTTGGATCACAAAATGCAAATACCGATTCCCAGAGCATTAAAGCGGTGAAAAACACATTTAGTCCGGAATTTAGGAACCGCCTTGACGGTATTGTCCAATTCAACCATTTGTCTGAAAAGGTCATGGAACTGATTGTGGACAAAAACATGAAGGAACTCAAAGCCATGCTCAGTGAGCAGAGTATCTCTTTGAGCTATTCAGCAGCTGTCCGGGCACATCTGGCTAAAAAAGGCCATGATCCCAAATTTGGCGCAAGGCCCTTGGCACGTCTGATACAAACCGAAATAAAAGACAAGCTCACGGATGAGATTCTTTTTGGACAGCTTTCAAAGGGAGGCAAACTCTCCATAGGCTTAAAGGAAGAGAAACTGACATTTAATATTAAATCCAACTAA
- a CDS encoding NAD-dependent epimerase/dehydratase family protein, with the protein MSLGNTLVTGGGGFLGKAVVRKLVDKEENVFSFSRSRYTELDNLGISQIQGDLADADAVSDALKGMDTVFHVAAKPGIWGAYDEYFRINVTGTVNVINACMKHKVKQLIHTSSPSVVFDDKDMHGADESVPYPDKYLAPYPETKALAEKEVINAAEQGLCVIILRPHLIWGPEDNHLVPGIISRAKRLKIIGPDTDLVDTIYVDNAADAHILAAEKLSQNHDLSGNIYFISQDEPMSKWTLANGFLAAAGLPPIKGHVSGRTAYAAGWLFEFIYRTFGIKKDPPMTRFAAKELATSHWFDISRAKNDLGYEPKISTQEGLKRLKVWLNRK; encoded by the coding sequence ATGAGTTTGGGAAATACCTTGGTTACTGGCGGTGGTGGCTTCCTAGGAAAGGCGGTGGTCAGAAAATTAGTTGATAAAGAAGAGAATGTTTTTTCATTTTCCCGGTCCCGGTATACGGAATTGGATAACCTGGGTATTTCCCAGATACAGGGAGACCTTGCCGATGCCGATGCTGTGTCTGATGCCTTAAAAGGCATGGATACCGTGTTTCATGTTGCCGCAAAACCCGGTATCTGGGGCGCTTATGATGAATATTTCCGTATTAATGTTACCGGAACCGTCAATGTCATTAATGCCTGTATGAAACATAAAGTGAAGCAGCTGATTCATACCAGTTCACCTTCAGTGGTGTTTGATGACAAGGATATGCACGGGGCAGATGAGTCGGTTCCCTATCCGGATAAATATTTGGCTCCCTATCCTGAAACCAAAGCGCTGGCGGAAAAAGAGGTGATTAACGCGGCGGAGCAAGGGCTTTGCGTTATCATCTTACGGCCCCATTTGATCTGGGGTCCCGAAGACAACCACCTGGTACCGGGCATTATCAGCAGGGCTAAACGCCTGAAGATCATTGGCCCGGATACGGATCTTGTGGATACCATTTATGTGGACAATGCAGCCGATGCACATATCCTGGCCGCTGAAAAGTTGTCCCAAAACCATGACCTGTCCGGAAACATATATTTTATCAGCCAGGATGAGCCCATGTCTAAATGGACTTTGGCCAATGGGTTTCTGGCTGCTGCAGGCCTGCCGCCCATTAAAGGGCATGTGTCTGGAAGAACCGCCTATGCAGCCGGATGGCTCTTTGAATTCATTTACCGAACATTTGGTATTAAAAAGGATCCTCCCATGACCCGGTTTGCTGCCAAGGAACTTGCCACCTCCCACTGGTTTGATATCAGCCGGGCAAAAAATGACCTGGGATATGAACCCAAAATTTCCACCCAGGAAGGTTTAAAACGCCTGAAGGTATGGTTGAATCGAAAATGA